The region GCTTAAACACCATTTCGTCCTGCGCGGACGCTTCTTCATCAAAGAAATACCCTTCGCTATCAAACCCCGCTAACTGCTCCGGTTTCGTCAAACGCTGCTCAATGATGTAGCGGCTCATCAACCCACGCGCTTTTTTGGCGTAGAAGCTTATGACCTTAAACTTGCCATTCTTCTCATCAAGGAACACAGGTTTAATTACCCTGGCTTTCAGTTTCTGGGTTTTGACCGATCGGAAATATTCGTCAGAGGCCAGGTTGATAACAATATCGTCGCCCTGGGCGGCAATGGCGTCGTTGAGTTTGTGGGTAATGGTATCGCCCCAGAATTGATACAGATCCTTACCTTTGGCGTTCTCCAGCCGGATGCCCATCTCCAGCCGGTAAGGTTGCATCAGATCCAGCGGGCGCAGCACGCCGTATAACCCGGAAAGCATGCGCAGATGCTGCTGCGCAAAGTCGAAATCCGCCTCGCTGAAGGTTTCCGCCTGCAGACCGGTGTAGACGTCGCCTTTGAAGGCCAGAA is a window of Enterobacter sp. R4-368 DNA encoding:
- the yaaA gene encoding peroxide stress protein YaaA; translated protein: MLILISPAKTLDYQSPLATTRFTQPELLDHAQQLIKTARKLSAPQIKALMGISDKLADLNATRFHDWQPDFTPENARQAILAFKGDVYTGLQAETFSEADFDFAQQHLRMLSGLYGVLRPLDLMQPYRLEMGIRLENAKGKDLYQFWGDTITHKLNDAIAAQGDDIVINLASDEYFRSVKTQKLKARVIKPVFLDEKNGKFKVISFYAKKARGLMSRYIIEQRLTKPEQLAGFDSEGYFFDEEASAQDEMVFKRHEQ